A genomic stretch from Dissulfurispira thermophila includes:
- the glp gene encoding gephyrin-like molybdotransferase Glp, whose protein sequence is MFNKTYLLPGEALKYLLSSITDKDITIERLRIEECYNRIIANDITAPEDLPQFSRSTVDGYALNSRDTFGAKENSPAYITVKNEIFMGIAPDFKLNALEAAKIPTGGMLPEGADAVLMLEHVQMISEDMIEIMRSVSPNENVIQKGEDIKKGETILTKGRKLMAQDIGALAGLGITEIDVFKKPIVSIISTGDEIVPASSPLKLGQVRDINSFTLAGLISEHGGIPVKKGIFKDDYDTIKNAIKEAIHDSDMVLISGGTSAGTKDMTAQIINDIAGIYGSAGVLFHGVSLKPGKPTIGGIIKNKPVLGLPGHPAATVVCFDIFIRPVIEKLSGLNSERKFIKSIIAKMAKNIASAAGREDHIRVYLEERDGEILAIPVLGKSGLITTLVKADGIVIIPQNKLGLDAGERVIVRLF, encoded by the coding sequence ATGTTTAACAAAACTTATCTGTTACCCGGCGAGGCACTTAAATATCTTTTATCTTCAATTACAGACAAAGATATAACTATTGAAAGATTGAGGATTGAAGAGTGTTACAATCGTATTATAGCAAACGATATTACAGCACCAGAAGACCTTCCCCAATTTTCACGCTCAACTGTTGACGGCTATGCATTGAATTCAAGAGACACATTTGGTGCAAAAGAAAATTCACCTGCTTATATTACAGTCAAGAATGAAATATTCATGGGGATAGCTCCTGATTTTAAATTGAATGCTTTAGAGGCAGCAAAGATACCAACAGGCGGAATGCTTCCAGAAGGTGCTGATGCTGTCTTAATGCTCGAGCATGTTCAAATGATTTCTGAAGATATGATTGAGATAATGAGGTCTGTTTCACCAAATGAAAATGTGATTCAAAAAGGAGAGGATATAAAAAAGGGAGAAACAATCCTCACAAAGGGCCGCAAACTTATGGCACAGGATATAGGTGCACTTGCAGGTCTTGGTATAACAGAAATAGATGTCTTCAAAAAACCTATAGTGTCCATAATCTCAACAGGGGATGAGATAGTGCCTGCAAGCAGTCCCTTGAAATTAGGGCAGGTAAGGGACATCAATTCATTTACATTGGCAGGTCTGATAAGCGAGCACGGCGGCATACCAGTGAAAAAGGGAATATTTAAAGATGACTATGATACCATAAAAAATGCAATAAAAGAGGCGATACATGATTCTGATATGGTTTTAATAAGTGGAGGCACTTCAGCAGGAACAAAGGATATGACAGCACAGATTATAAATGATATTGCAGGAATATATGGTAGCGCAGGTGTGTTATTTCATGGTGTGTCTTTAAAGCCCGGGAAACCAACGATAGGTGGTATTATTAAAAATAAACCTGTTTTAGGACTGCCCGGTCATCCGGCTGCTACAGTTGTGTGTTTTGATATTTTTATAAGACCTGTTATAGAAAAGCTCAGTGGACTTAATTCAGAGAGGAAGTTCATCAAGTCAATTATTGCTAAAATGGCAAAAAATATAGCATCTGCAGCAGGTAGAGAGGATCATATACGAGTCTATCTTGAAGAAAGAGATGGAGAAATATTAGCTATCCCTGTGCTTGGCAAATCAGGCTTGATAACAACACTCGTCAAAGCCGATGGCATAGTCATAATTCCTCAGAATAAACTTGGATTAGACGCTGGTGAAAGAGTTATTGTAAGACTATTTTAA
- a CDS encoding ribose-phosphate pyrophosphokinase, whose protein sequence is MTNGVKLITGNANRPLAIKVSEHFGMPLTDTTVTSFSDGEIMVQINENVRGYDVFVIQPTCAPVNHNLMELLLLIDALKRASARRITAVIPYYGYARQDRKVQPRVPISSKLVADLLTAAGTNRVLTIDLHAAQIQGFFNIPVDHLYAAPVLLDYIKKCSFENLVIVSPDAGGVERARAFAKRLDASLAIVDKRREAANVSKVMHVIGDVKGKDAIILDDMIDTAGTTTQAAQALKDNGAKRVFAACSHAVLSGPAIERINNSVLEEVITTDTVSLDDKISVCKKLKVLSVSSLLAEAIKRIHEETSVSSLFV, encoded by the coding sequence ATGACTAACGGCGTCAAACTTATTACAGGAAATGCAAATAGACCTCTTGCTATTAAGGTGAGTGAGCACTTTGGTATGCCTTTGACAGACACTACAGTGACCTCATTCAGCGATGGTGAGATAATGGTGCAGATTAACGAGAATGTAAGAGGTTATGATGTTTTTGTTATACAACCAACATGTGCTCCTGTGAATCATAATTTAATGGAACTTCTTCTCCTGATTGATGCCCTGAAAAGAGCATCAGCAAGGAGAATAACAGCAGTAATACCTTATTACGGCTATGCAAGACAAGATAGGAAGGTGCAGCCCCGAGTTCCAATATCTTCCAAACTCGTGGCTGATCTGCTTACCGCGGCAGGAACAAACAGGGTGCTTACTATTGACTTACACGCAGCACAGATACAGGGTTTTTTTAATATCCCTGTTGATCACCTGTATGCTGCCCCTGTTTTACTGGATTACATCAAAAAATGCAGTTTCGAAAATCTTGTTATAGTCTCCCCTGATGCTGGTGGTGTTGAAAGGGCAAGGGCTTTCGCAAAAAGGCTGGATGCCTCATTGGCTATTGTAGATAAAAGACGAGAAGCTGCCAATGTCTCAAAGGTTATGCATGTTATAGGTGATGTAAAAGGTAAAGATGCGATTATACTTGATGACATGATAGATACTGCGGGGACTACAACACAGGCAGCTCAAGCCCTGAAGGACAATGGTGCAAAAAGAGTATTTGCAGCATGTAGCCATGCTGTGCTTTCAGGGCCTGCTATAGAGAGGATAAATAATTCGGTACTTGAAGAAGTTATAACTACTGATACAGTCTCTTTGGATGATAAAATCAGTGTATGTAAAAAACTAAAGGTATTAAGCGTATCGTCACTACTGGCAGAAGCAATAAAAAGGATTCATGAAGAAACATCAGTAAGTTCGCTATTTGTATAA
- a CDS encoding leucyl aminopeptidase, with amino-acid sequence MNILIKNIPEKEIKADALVLPLFENDSIDIYSDIDFIVGGIIKRLINSKEFTGKQNQTALLHVRDINSDRILLIGLGKQSDITTNRIREAGGKAFSFLRDIGVKDIAVSTGIFGYLPKDFKAYEKPAFYFIEGGLLSLYRFEKYKKSENDKEIKTVSILGIDKDIPVKWLQTVVSAVNFAKDLVNTPSNDMTPTILSKVAESLSGKKIKVKILEKKDIEKEGMGAYLSVSKGSNEPPKLIVIEYRGGKRKPLAIIGKSITFDSGGISLKPAEGMEKMKYDMSGGASVLAIIKAASELELPVNIVGILPATENLPGGSASKPGDIVKTITGKTIEIINTDAEGRLTLADAIGYAIKYYKPEVIIDIATLTGACSIALGNEAIAMMGNNNALMEKLKKASDDTYERVWQMPLYDEYKDYIKSDVADIKNSGGKNGSLVTAGYFLREFAGDTPWAHLDIAGTAWNDKDKPYMPKGATAIGVRLILNFLKEL; translated from the coding sequence ATGAATATCCTCATAAAAAATATACCTGAAAAAGAAATAAAAGCAGATGCATTAGTCCTTCCCCTCTTTGAGAACGATTCCATAGATATATATTCAGATATAGATTTTATAGTTGGTGGCATTATAAAAAGATTAATCAATTCAAAGGAATTTACAGGCAAGCAAAATCAGACTGCTCTGCTTCATGTAAGGGATATAAATTCTGACAGGATATTATTAATAGGACTTGGCAAACAATCTGATATAACAACCAACAGGATAAGAGAGGCAGGAGGTAAGGCATTTTCTTTTCTCAGGGACATAGGAGTAAAGGATATTGCTGTATCCACCGGCATATTCGGTTATCTCCCAAAGGATTTCAAGGCATATGAAAAACCTGCTTTTTATTTCATTGAGGGCGGACTTTTAAGTCTTTATAGATTCGAAAAATATAAAAAATCTGAAAATGACAAAGAGATAAAGACAGTAAGCATTCTTGGTATTGATAAGGATATTCCAGTTAAATGGCTTCAGACAGTTGTCTCTGCTGTGAATTTTGCAAAAGACCTTGTAAATACACCTTCTAATGATATGACTCCTACTATTTTGAGTAAAGTTGCCGAATCCCTTTCAGGGAAAAAAATAAAGGTCAAGATACTGGAAAAAAAAGATATAGAAAAAGAGGGCATGGGTGCTTATCTATCTGTATCTAAAGGTTCTAATGAACCACCTAAATTGATTGTTATTGAGTACAGGGGTGGAAAGAGGAAGCCTTTAGCCATTATTGGTAAATCTATAACCTTTGATAGCGGTGGCATATCTTTGAAGCCTGCTGAAGGAATGGAAAAGATGAAATACGACATGTCTGGCGGTGCATCTGTCCTTGCCATAATTAAGGCAGCTTCAGAACTGGAGTTGCCAGTAAATATAGTAGGTATCCTTCCAGCTACAGAAAACCTGCCAGGAGGCAGTGCATCGAAACCAGGTGATATTGTTAAGACAATAACAGGAAAGACAATAGAAATAATAAATACAGATGCTGAGGGCAGGCTTACCCTTGCAGATGCCATTGGATATGCAATAAAATATTATAAACCAGAGGTTATTATTGATATAGCAACACTTACAGGTGCATGTTCTATTGCTCTTGGCAATGAGGCTATAGCAATGATGGGTAATAATAATGCACTTATGGAAAAACTGAAAAAAGCATCTGATGATACTTATGAAAGGGTATGGCAGATGCCTCTTTATGATGAGTATAAGGATTATATAAAAAGCGATGTGGCTGATATAAAAAATAGTGGTGGCAAAAATGGTTCACTTGTAACAGCAGGCTATTTTCTCAGAGAGTTTGCTGGTGATACACCATGGGCTCATCTTGATATTGCAGGCACTGCATGGAATGACAAGGACAAGCCATACATGCCAAAAGGTGCTACAGCCATTGGTGTGAGATTGATACTTAATTTCCTGAAGGAGTTATAG
- a CDS encoding tetratricopeptide repeat protein produces MTVLNAENDVVSHSEKAYFEYLLGYEAEITGKWEDALDHYINALKFDPSSAYLKTQISFMLVKLGKIQEALARLEEVAIQHPDYVPGLLLLGELYNSQKRVDDAIRVYENILKINPEKNEASLFLGVLYATKGEFQKAVAIFSSLLKKDPDNIMAMYYMGSINMENKNYDKAEEFFKKITEINPSFDAAYLNLGIVKEIKGDLKAAEDYYKQVLTINPHNLFAKERLAQLYLTEKSFAKAIKELEGILKESPKNIDVHQRLGLLYLQEKHYDKAISEFRIVLEARPNDIVSLYYLSIVLAELKRYDEAVAELKKIISLDPKNINAFLNLALIYSRQNRYADVIKVYEEILSFEKQKPEIYVYLGNAHIQAKEYAKAEVVLKEGLNRFGDNEELHFNLAVAYEKMGRFDDMVMHLKRTIELNPNHADALNYLGYSYADKGINLQEALSLVSRALELKPDSGYIIDSLGWVYFKLGRLEEALKTLQKAVGIVKDDPVLHEHIGDVYESMDNHEAAIDAWTEALKFHEKEEGLKERVEKKIESVKQKIKKMQ; encoded by the coding sequence AAAACCCAGATCAGCTTTATGCTTGTAAAACTTGGTAAAATTCAGGAAGCACTTGCAAGACTTGAAGAGGTTGCTATTCAGCATCCAGATTATGTGCCTGGCCTTTTGCTGCTTGGAGAGCTTTATAATTCACAGAAAAGGGTTGACGATGCCATAAGGGTTTACGAAAATATTCTTAAAATTAATCCTGAAAAAAATGAGGCATCACTTTTCCTTGGAGTCCTTTATGCTACAAAAGGGGAATTTCAAAAGGCGGTAGCTATTTTCAGTTCTCTATTAAAAAAGGATCCCGATAATATTATGGCGATGTATTATATGGGTTCTATTAACATGGAGAATAAGAATTATGATAAGGCAGAGGAGTTTTTTAAAAAAATTACAGAGATAAATCCCTCTTTTGATGCTGCTTATTTGAATTTAGGCATTGTTAAAGAGATAAAAGGCGATTTGAAGGCTGCTGAGGATTATTATAAGCAGGTTCTGACTATTAATCCTCATAATCTATTTGCAAAAGAGAGGCTTGCACAACTGTACCTTACAGAAAAATCATTTGCAAAGGCTATTAAAGAGCTTGAAGGAATTTTAAAAGAATCGCCTAAAAATATAGATGTCCACCAGAGGCTTGGACTCCTTTATCTTCAGGAAAAACACTATGATAAGGCTATATCAGAGTTCAGGATAGTTCTCGAAGCACGACCTAATGATATTGTTTCATTATATTACCTATCTATTGTGCTTGCAGAGTTGAAAAGGTATGATGAGGCTGTAGCGGAGTTGAAGAAGATAATATCGTTAGATCCCAAAAATATAAATGCATTTCTGAACCTCGCACTTATTTATTCGAGACAGAATCGTTATGCTGATGTCATAAAGGTATATGAAGAGATATTAAGTTTTGAGAAACAAAAACCCGAGATTTATGTATATCTCGGCAATGCACATATTCAGGCAAAAGAGTATGCGAAGGCAGAGGTTGTGTTGAAGGAAGGATTAAATCGGTTTGGTGATAATGAAGAACTACATTTTAATCTTGCAGTTGCGTATGAAAAAATGGGACGATTTGATGATATGGTGATGCACTTAAAGCGCACAATTGAGCTTAATCCAAATCATGCAGATGCCCTTAACTATCTTGGATACAGTTATGCTGATAAAGGAATAAATCTTCAGGAGGCATTATCTCTTGTAAGTAGAGCACTTGAACTAAAACCTGACAGCGGATATATAATTGACAGTCTTGGTTGGGTTTATTTCAAACTCGGCAGACTGGAAGAGGCATTAAAGACACTCCAAAAGGCGGTTGGTATTGTTAAGGATGACCCTGTTTTACATGAACATATCGGTGATGTTTATGAATCAATGGACAATCATGAGGCAGCTATTGATGCATGGACAGAGGCACTGAAATTTCACGAAAAGGAAGAAGGTCTAAAAGAAAGGGTTGAGAAAAAGATAGAATCAGTAAAACAGAAAATCAAGAAAATGCAGTGA
- a CDS encoding 50S ribosomal protein L25 — MERVTLSVGKREMLGKGGARSLRRNGIIPAILYKGGSSLPVQISGRELSQFISKTAGEQVIVDLQFPDGTKQAIVKDYQVDPVMGNLLHVDFQEVSATEAIRVTVHVVIKGEAIGVKRDKGVLQYGLREIEIECLPDKIPGHIDVDVSNLGIGQSIHVRDLKLPGDIKVLTDPDEVLATVIAVKEEVAAVAVPAEAVEPEVIKKGKKEEEK; from the coding sequence ATGGAAAGAGTAACGCTCAGTGTAGGAAAAAGGGAGATGTTGGGAAAGGGTGGAGCGAGATCATTGAGAAGGAATGGTATTATACCTGCCATTCTATATAAAGGGGGAAGCTCCCTGCCAGTACAAATTTCTGGAAGAGAACTTTCGCAGTTTATCAGTAAAACTGCAGGAGAACAAGTAATCGTCGATCTCCAGTTTCCTGATGGTACGAAACAGGCTATTGTAAAAGACTATCAGGTTGACCCTGTAATGGGTAATCTTCTTCATGTTGATTTTCAGGAAGTGTCTGCTACAGAGGCAATAAGGGTTACAGTGCATGTAGTTATAAAAGGTGAGGCAATCGGTGTGAAGAGAGATAAAGGGGTTCTCCAATATGGGTTGAGGGAGATAGAAATAGAGTGCCTGCCTGATAAAATCCCTGGACATATTGATGTGGATGTTTCTAATCTTGGCATTGGTCAGTCTATTCATGTAAGGGATTTAAAACTGCCGGGTGACATTAAGGTGTTGACTGACCCTGATGAGGTTTTGGCAACAGTCATAGCAGTTAAGGAAGAGGTGGCTGCTGTAGCAGTTCCTGCTGAGGCTGTTGAGCCAGAGGTTATTAAGAAAGGCAAAAAAGAAGAAGAAAAGTAA
- the pth gene encoding aminoacyl-tRNA hydrolase — translation MVLKYFCTALDKISKGGHKVSPSSMWVVVGLGNPGKKYFTTRHNIGFRVIDRLSEKYGIPLEEKDLYMIGKGVMEGINVILLKPLTFMNRSGLAVKKILKKANISADNLMNRLIVVHDDLDIDVGIIKIRRGGSSGGHRGIESIIQELGTKDFVRIKIGIGRDKTIPVEEYVLQGFKSYEKNLVEDVIILTSHAVTAVVTEGIDKAMNKYNRSQIKIDKTQSQ, via the coding sequence ATGGTGCTGAAATATTTCTGTACAGCATTAGACAAGATTTCGAAGGGGGGACATAAGGTCTCCCCTTCGAGTATGTGGGTTGTTGTTGGTCTGGGCAATCCCGGAAAAAAATACTTCACAACACGCCATAATATAGGTTTTAGAGTAATAGACCGGCTTTCAGAAAAATATGGTATCCCTTTGGAAGAAAAGGATCTCTATATGATTGGCAAGGGAGTTATGGAAGGGATTAATGTTATCCTTCTTAAGCCCCTTACCTTTATGAACAGAAGCGGACTGGCTGTGAAAAAGATACTAAAAAAGGCCAATATATCTGCAGATAATTTAATGAACAGACTGATAGTTGTTCATGATGACCTTGATATTGATGTAGGGATCATAAAGATTAGACGGGGAGGATCATCCGGTGGGCATAGGGGAATCGAATCTATAATACAGGAACTCGGGACAAAAGATTTTGTGCGTATTAAGATTGGGATAGGCCGTGATAAGACAATTCCTGTTGAAGAATATGTTCTTCAGGGCTTTAAATCATATGAGAAAAATCTTGTAGAAGATGTTATAATACTTACATCCCATGCTGTTACAGCAGTTGTCACAGAAGGGATCGATAAAGCAATGAATAAATATAACCGTTCCCAAATAAAGATCGATAAAACACAGTCGCAATGA
- a CDS encoding zinc dependent phospholipase C family protein yields MIFFMSLVGFLLVPSFSFAWGPLTHIYLGSEIYSYAPLIPAGIMALLRKYRQDFLYGNLMADMILGKKYLPDDKSSHSWDMGLRLMEQAKKGSEKAFVYGYLSHLAADTVAHEALTEDKWNIGHAWIEMKADSLINKTYWLESMTINMAVQRRNDRFLENSLDRFIFSFNTNKRIYKGMVFLSVFNKQRKRGVDKNYIRSLHEESIFNILDLLQNGENASVLKKSPL; encoded by the coding sequence ATGATATTTTTTATGTCTTTAGTTGGATTTTTACTTGTCCCATCATTTTCATTTGCATGGGGGCCTTTGACCCATATTTATCTTGGGAGCGAAATATATTCTTATGCACCGCTTATCCCTGCAGGAATAATGGCACTCCTGAGAAAATACAGACAGGATTTTCTTTATGGAAATCTTATGGCTGATATGATACTTGGAAAGAAATATCTCCCTGATGACAAGAGTTCTCATAGCTGGGACATGGGGCTAAGGCTCATGGAGCAGGCAAAAAAAGGCTCAGAAAAGGCATTTGTATATGGGTATCTGAGCCATCTGGCTGCTGATACAGTTGCACATGAAGCACTCACAGAGGATAAATGGAATATTGGGCACGCATGGATTGAGATGAAAGCAGATAGTCTGATAAATAAGACATACTGGCTTGAGTCTATGACAATTAATATGGCTGTTCAGAGGAGAAATGATAGGTTTTTGGAAAATTCACTTGATAGGTTTATATTTTCTTTTAATACAAACAAAAGGATTTATAAAGGCATGGTATTTCTTTCTGTATTTAACAAACAGAGGAAGAGAGGGGTTGATAAAAACTATATCCGCAGTCTTCATGAAGAATCTATTTTTAATATTCTGGATTTATTGCAAAATGGCGAAAATGCCTCTGTCTTGAAAAAAAGCCCGCTATAA
- the ispE gene encoding 4-(cytidine 5'-diphospho)-2-C-methyl-D-erythritol kinase: protein MFELMAPAKVNWSLYVLDKREDGYHNILSLMHCIGLYDTLTFEHSDTIELITNMNILPEHNLVYKAAKSLQSYAEIKDGARIVLKKDIPSGAGLGGGSSDAAYALIGLNKLWGLGLDKDELKEIGSSIGSDVPFFFNCPMAIVEGRGDILTPLEMDISYPLLLVKPAIPISTVWAYERLGAKGKAQETKTELTKTMDKFNNIQLIYKALKTGDVSLLKSSAHNDFEEVVMEKYPIIKDLRRKLLNAGASMAIMSGSGSTVFGLFEDREKATNAARQFSSHWNRVVETYISS from the coding sequence ATGTTTGAACTGATGGCCCCAGCCAAGGTAAATTGGTCCCTCTATGTACTGGATAAAAGAGAAGACGGCTATCATAATATCCTTTCATTGATGCATTGTATAGGGCTTTATGATACCCTGACTTTTGAGCATTCTGATACCATCGAACTTATTACCAATATGAATATCCTGCCTGAGCATAATCTTGTTTATAAGGCTGCTAAAAGTCTGCAGTCTTATGCTGAAATAAAAGATGGGGCAAGGATTGTCCTGAAAAAAGATATTCCATCAGGTGCGGGACTTGGTGGGGGCAGCAGTGATGCAGCGTATGCATTAATAGGATTAAATAAGCTCTGGGGACTTGGTTTGGATAAAGATGAATTAAAGGAGATAGGAAGCAGTATAGGGTCTGATGTGCCTTTTTTCTTCAACTGTCCAATGGCTATTGTTGAAGGCAGGGGAGATATTTTGACTCCGCTTGAGATGGATATATCTTATCCATTGCTGCTTGTAAAGCCTGCGATACCTATATCTACAGTATGGGCATACGAAAGATTAGGGGCAAAGGGCAAGGCGCAAGAAACAAAGACAGAATTGACAAAAACTATGGATAAATTTAATAATATCCAGTTAATTTATAAAGCCCTTAAGACAGGAGATGTTTCTCTTCTTAAGTCCAGTGCACATAATGATTTTGAAGAAGTTGTGATGGAGAAATATCCTATTATTAAGGACTTGAGAAGAAAATTGCTAAATGCAGGGGCATCAATGGCTATTATGAGCGGTAGCGGCTCGACTGTATTCGGTCTTTTCGAGGACAGGGAAAAGGCTACTAATGCAGCAAGGCAGTTTTCATCACATTGGAATAGAGTTGTAGAAACATATATTAGCTCATAG